One genomic segment of Mesoterricola silvestris includes these proteins:
- a CDS encoding CehA/McbA family metallohydrolase domain-containing protein — protein MRPFSRPYPRVGVALTVPALLALTATGCYRATGFQRTTVVAEAIPEAGGDRVAGLKSTAGPGDYYLGNDFVQIAIDGTRWGDASQQPIAGAASGGSIVDAGYVALDTSYQRVNMPADTLERLTPVVNQDPDLQLVFDTFEPETLTEPSTLTMRGRILDRAHKIPGAAWDDSGRVLGVSVVHVLSLAKLNRYVLATTTIVNESGSPVGVRSIGDALHQTSSGYRFCVPAGVNVYGQPLNLTDADDNNWGVRIPGSDFGNPIATSVQSPMVVLMAVEPSAGAVDSHASIGIMSQDAPALAVAADRQDAQDTLRPSFPERLVAGSLPLPPAGLAAGASLSYNRRLYILGGISSDSSTPNHGQVLFDEMALAKYNTTDGLWPQGFGQLQFSLTGSAMKQGPLSTEVRVERNAGQTGNAIWIPERVVWLEPGENITSISTFPSDSTTMYLPVGTYRIVVTNKVGQQVKYQSVNSYNTLRPLLSGPIAIFPSQGYYVGPTDYLCPEAKDIVSSTGSAFRSLYAAHLFDTREADAPTGNLQPMRFTFKGTGITPDPELRRTRTLSSYFDAITKKVAVVGSGAGQSQFRAGNEMFGTGFFSNVPNVYFWLANGSSTGQVTETGNPLIQGGTYRAYATHGPLSNLQSADITAYEGQTATSHSFIVWPRALPAGWTTFDVPGPSQASGGGYLPVEKLVSALAEAVQVVASTEKDLGTDGNRLYNDFRTEFDYVGWSAGQLSAVKNDPFVMNARTSELPGYGAVTALSTPAATAYRFGGALQPENWTLSDFITQAKGSFTIVHRPRGASGLFTLKGFDPAVPVGTGVNAWWNESGFYANGTVNGAFDAIELLRGEGFVKTAPDPWFQEFLQVRSDWFGLLNQQTPAAFTKALGLSSAKFSLDTPVGLARTYLKATPVLTNPPIAGTAPTSDLIQDLSTVSAALKSGAAVASTGPFLDVTVGGTGPGGLVKGPMATANVVVNLYRTDWMPVDQVRIVVNGVVATTLDPSSLTQSATDNRLFSATVPVALPTTGTGAWIVVEAGVPLDQTGPYRAGTPWYEIMRGIYPIAVTNPIFIDVTGTGYTHP, from the coding sequence GTGCGGCCATTTTCTCGTCCCTACCCCCGCGTGGGTGTCGCGCTCACCGTGCCCGCGCTGCTGGCCCTGACGGCCACGGGCTGCTACCGGGCCACGGGCTTCCAGCGGACCACCGTCGTGGCGGAGGCCATCCCCGAAGCCGGCGGTGACCGGGTCGCGGGCCTGAAATCCACCGCCGGCCCTGGCGACTACTACCTGGGCAACGACTTCGTGCAGATCGCCATCGACGGCACCCGCTGGGGGGACGCCTCCCAGCAGCCCATCGCCGGCGCCGCCTCGGGCGGCAGCATCGTGGACGCGGGCTACGTGGCCCTGGACACCAGCTACCAGCGGGTCAACATGCCCGCGGACACCCTCGAACGGCTCACCCCCGTCGTCAACCAGGACCCCGATCTCCAGCTGGTCTTCGACACCTTCGAACCCGAGACGCTCACGGAACCCAGCACCCTCACCATGAGGGGCCGCATCCTGGACAGGGCCCACAAGATCCCGGGCGCCGCCTGGGACGATTCCGGCCGCGTGCTGGGCGTCAGCGTGGTCCATGTCCTCTCCCTGGCCAAGCTCAACCGTTACGTCCTGGCCACCACCACCATCGTCAACGAGAGCGGCTCTCCCGTGGGCGTGCGCAGCATCGGGGACGCCCTCCACCAGACCTCCAGCGGCTACCGCTTCTGCGTGCCCGCGGGGGTCAACGTGTACGGCCAGCCCTTGAACCTGACGGATGCGGACGACAACAACTGGGGCGTCCGGATCCCGGGGAGCGATTTCGGCAATCCCATCGCCACCTCCGTGCAGTCCCCCATGGTGGTCCTCATGGCCGTGGAACCCAGCGCCGGCGCCGTGGATTCCCACGCCTCCATCGGGATCATGTCGCAGGACGCGCCCGCCCTCGCCGTCGCCGCGGACCGCCAGGACGCCCAGGACACCCTCCGGCCCTCGTTCCCCGAGCGCCTGGTGGCGGGCAGCCTTCCCCTCCCGCCCGCGGGCCTCGCCGCGGGCGCCTCCCTCTCCTACAACCGGCGCCTGTACATCCTGGGCGGCATCAGCAGCGATTCCTCCACCCCGAACCACGGCCAGGTCCTTTTCGACGAGATGGCCCTGGCGAAGTACAACACCACCGACGGCCTCTGGCCCCAGGGCTTCGGCCAGCTCCAGTTCTCGCTCACGGGATCGGCCATGAAGCAGGGGCCCCTCTCCACCGAAGTCCGGGTGGAGCGCAACGCGGGCCAGACCGGCAATGCCATCTGGATCCCCGAGCGGGTGGTCTGGCTCGAGCCCGGCGAGAACATCACCAGCATCTCCACCTTCCCGAGCGACAGCACGACGATGTACCTGCCCGTGGGCACCTACCGGATCGTGGTCACAAACAAGGTGGGCCAGCAGGTCAAGTACCAGAGCGTGAACTCGTACAACACCCTGCGCCCCCTCCTCAGCGGGCCCATCGCCATCTTTCCCAGCCAGGGCTACTACGTGGGTCCAACCGACTACCTGTGCCCCGAAGCCAAGGACATCGTCAGCTCCACGGGCTCCGCGTTCCGGAGCCTCTACGCCGCCCACCTGTTCGATACCCGGGAGGCCGATGCCCCGACGGGCAACCTGCAGCCCATGCGCTTCACATTCAAGGGCACCGGGATCACGCCCGATCCCGAGCTCCGGAGGACCCGGACCCTTTCGTCCTATTTCGACGCCATCACCAAGAAGGTGGCCGTCGTGGGCAGCGGTGCGGGGCAGAGCCAGTTCCGCGCCGGCAACGAGATGTTCGGCACCGGGTTCTTCTCCAACGTCCCGAACGTCTACTTCTGGTTGGCCAACGGCTCCTCCACGGGCCAGGTCACCGAAACCGGCAACCCCCTGATCCAGGGCGGCACCTACCGCGCCTACGCCACCCACGGGCCCCTTTCCAACCTCCAGAGCGCGGACATCACCGCGTACGAGGGCCAGACCGCCACATCCCACTCCTTCATCGTCTGGCCCCGGGCCTTGCCCGCGGGCTGGACCACCTTCGACGTGCCCGGGCCCTCCCAGGCCAGCGGCGGCGGGTACCTCCCCGTGGAGAAGCTGGTTTCGGCCCTGGCCGAGGCCGTGCAGGTGGTGGCCTCCACCGAGAAGGACCTCGGCACGGACGGCAACCGGCTCTACAACGACTTCCGCACCGAGTTCGACTATGTCGGCTGGAGCGCCGGCCAGCTTTCCGCCGTCAAGAACGATCCCTTCGTCATGAACGCCCGCACCTCCGAACTGCCCGGCTACGGTGCCGTCACCGCGCTGTCCACCCCCGCGGCCACCGCCTACCGTTTCGGCGGCGCGCTCCAGCCCGAGAACTGGACCCTCTCCGATTTCATCACGCAGGCCAAGGGCTCCTTCACCATCGTGCACCGCCCCCGGGGCGCCAGCGGGCTCTTCACCCTCAAGGGCTTCGACCCCGCCGTGCCCGTGGGCACCGGCGTCAACGCCTGGTGGAACGAATCGGGCTTCTACGCCAACGGCACCGTCAACGGCGCCTTCGACGCCATCGAGCTCCTGCGGGGCGAGGGCTTCGTGAAGACGGCCCCCGATCCCTGGTTCCAGGAATTCCTCCAGGTCCGCTCCGACTGGTTCGGCCTCCTCAACCAGCAGACCCCCGCGGCCTTCACCAAGGCCCTGGGCCTGTCCTCGGCGAAGTTCAGCCTCGACACGCCCGTGGGCCTGGCCCGCACCTACCTCAAGGCCACGCCCGTCCTCACCAATCCGCCCATTGCCGGCACCGCGCCCACCTCGGACCTGATCCAGGATCTCTCCACGGTTTCCGCTGCCCTGAAGTCCGGCGCCGCCGTGGCCTCCACCGGCCCCTTCCTGGACGTGACGGTGGGGGGCACGGGCCCCGGCGGCCTGGTGAAGGGCCCCATGGCCACCGCCAACGTCGTGGTGAACCTCTACAGGACGGACTGGATGCCCGTGGACCAGGTGCGCATCGTCGTGAACGGCGTGGTGGCCACCACCCTGGATCCCTCCAGCCTCACCCAGTCCGCCACGGACAACCGCCTCTTCAGCGCCACCGTTCCCGTCGCCCTGCCCACCACGGGCACCGGGGCCTGGATCGTGGTGGAGGCCGGCGTCCCCCTGGACCAGACCGGGCCCTACCGGGCCGGGACGCCCTGGTACGAAATCATGCGGGGCATCTACCCCATCGCCGTCACCAACCCCATCTTCATCGATGTGACGGGGACCGGCTACACCCACCCCTGA
- a CDS encoding MFS transporter has translation MSDESGQIRRARGKFAAMATAFFLGVFNDNYYKQAVLVLAVAAGRTSLQGVAIFVFTFPYLLFAAPAGWASDRFSKRSVVIAAKAVELAAMLVGAAGIAWGNWWLIMIMLGTMGTQAAFMSPAINGSIPELYPGDYVTRANGVLRMVVTVGILVGIAAAGFTLDVAGPAFHGVERGRLLVGAGVVLVALGGLAVSFRVASHPAADPGAPFPWLGPLATLRDLSAIRKDGLLAFTVGASVFIWFSGSLQVLLINPLGIQELGLSKSLTSALIVSQLMGIAAGGILSPRWAKGDGWHRVLAPAGAGMGLAMMALPALRLLPAPLVVPAVFLAVALVGLFGGIFLIPVESFIQRRPEAARRGAVLAAANFAVFGGIMLSGPLSNLLNAHWAPTTGMGVVGALALVLSAGMRVLLRSAKWA, from the coding sequence TTGAGCGATGAGAGCGGGCAGATCCGGCGGGCCCGGGGGAAGTTCGCGGCCATGGCCACGGCCTTCTTCCTGGGCGTGTTCAACGACAACTATTACAAGCAGGCCGTCCTGGTCCTCGCCGTGGCCGCGGGGCGCACCAGCCTGCAGGGGGTGGCGATCTTCGTGTTCACCTTCCCCTACCTGCTCTTCGCGGCTCCGGCGGGCTGGGCCTCGGACCGGTTCTCCAAGCGCTCCGTGGTCATCGCGGCCAAGGCGGTGGAGTTGGCCGCCATGCTGGTGGGGGCGGCGGGCATCGCGTGGGGTAATTGGTGGCTCATCATGATCATGCTGGGCACCATGGGCACCCAGGCCGCGTTCATGAGCCCGGCCATCAACGGCTCCATTCCCGAACTGTACCCCGGGGACTACGTGACCCGGGCCAACGGGGTGCTGCGCATGGTGGTGACGGTGGGCATCCTCGTGGGCATCGCGGCGGCGGGCTTCACCCTGGACGTGGCCGGCCCGGCCTTCCACGGCGTGGAGCGGGGGCGGCTCCTGGTGGGCGCCGGGGTGGTCCTGGTGGCCCTGGGCGGCCTGGCGGTGAGCTTCCGGGTGGCCTCCCATCCCGCCGCGGACCCCGGGGCCCCCTTCCCGTGGCTGGGCCCCCTGGCCACCCTGCGGGACCTCTCGGCCATCCGCAAGGACGGCCTCCTGGCCTTCACCGTGGGGGCCTCGGTGTTCATCTGGTTCTCGGGTTCCCTGCAGGTGCTGCTCATCAACCCCCTGGGGATCCAGGAACTGGGCCTGAGCAAGTCCCTGACCAGCGCCCTCATCGTCAGCCAGCTCATGGGCATCGCCGCCGGCGGCATCCTCAGCCCCCGGTGGGCCAAGGGCGACGGCTGGCACCGGGTGCTGGCGCCCGCGGGCGCCGGCATGGGCCTGGCCATGATGGCGCTGCCCGCCCTGCGCCTGCTGCCGGCGCCCCTGGTGGTGCCCGCGGTGTTCCTGGCGGTGGCCCTGGTGGGGCTGTTCGGGGGGATCTTCCTCATCCCCGTGGAGAGCTTCATCCAGCGCCGCCCCGAGGCCGCCCGCAGGGGCGCGGTGCTGGCCGCGGCCAACTTCGCGGTGTTCGGCGGGATCATGTTGAGCGGACCCCTGTCGAATCTCCTCAACGCCCACTGGGCCCCCACCACGGGAATGGGCGTCGTGGGGGCCCTGGCCCTCGTCCTCAGCGCGGGGATGCGGGTCCTCCTCAGGAGTGCGAAATGGGCGTGA
- the rpsU gene encoding 30S ribosomal protein S21, whose translation MPLVKIKEDETFENALRRFKRKCEKSGILSELKKRQHYEKPSAKRKRKMLAARKKTLKRLAQERRLMG comes from the coding sequence ATGCCACTGGTCAAAATCAAGGAAGATGAAACTTTCGAGAACGCGCTTCGCCGCTTCAAGCGGAAGTGCGAGAAGTCTGGAATTCTCAGCGAGCTGAAGAAGCGTCAGCACTACGAGAAGCCCAGCGCCAAGCGCAAGCGGAAGATGCTCGCCGCCCGCAAGAAGACGCTGAAGCGCCTCGCCCAGGAGCGGAGGCTGATGGGCTGA
- a CDS encoding SanA/YdcF family protein yields MLWILLWFPKEFASRIFLRDALPAQRGPALVLGAGVYADGEPSPILEGRLETALALFRAGKVGWILVSGDNRAQNYNEPQAMRKWLIRRGIPVEFVVSDYGGRRTYDSLRRAQAVFGVRRAVVVTSDFHLPRALYLASSMGLEATGVAADTSKVPLRARTGFLAREFAARHVAVLDRWFPPHTMLGNREPTPDDARAGT; encoded by the coding sequence TTGCTTTGGATTCTCCTATGGTTCCCCAAGGAGTTCGCTTCCCGCATTTTTCTGCGGGACGCCCTTCCCGCGCAGCGGGGCCCCGCCCTGGTCCTGGGGGCCGGCGTCTACGCCGACGGGGAGCCCTCGCCGATCCTGGAGGGCCGCCTGGAAACCGCCCTGGCGCTTTTCCGGGCCGGCAAGGTGGGCTGGATCCTGGTGTCCGGCGACAACCGGGCCCAGAACTACAACGAGCCCCAGGCCATGCGCAAGTGGCTCATCCGCAGGGGGATCCCCGTGGAGTTCGTGGTCAGCGACTACGGCGGCAGGCGCACCTATGACAGCCTGCGCCGGGCCCAGGCCGTCTTCGGGGTCCGCCGCGCCGTGGTGGTCACCTCGGACTTCCACCTGCCCCGGGCCCTGTACCTGGCCTCCAGCATGGGCCTGGAGGCCACCGGCGTGGCCGCGGACACCTCAAAGGTGCCCCTGAGGGCCAGGACCGGCTTCCTGGCCCGGGAATTCGCGGCCCGGCACGTGGCCGTCCTGGACCGCTGGTTCCCCCCCCACACGATGCTGGGAAACCGCGAGCCCACCCCCGACGACGCTAGAGCAGGGACTTGA
- a CDS encoding serine/threonine-protein kinase, whose protein sequence is MAQAHLLIVDGESFRTPDLSALMRNEGWDVVWVQGAPSGFGGAAATPPDVVLFDPKVIGGEGLSLLRDLQARKPGIPLVALGGAESDAAWAAKAGLDTRALHRMGRDVSTQAWPATLRSCLGGFGPGAQKFTTEDLFADILADMDEVPPEPPRAVTPPLPKDFTLGGIPSISGFFEGSEVDIKATGPLPRLPEDWPPPPPPPAPAPAEESMEEFGNYYLLEKVAVGGMAELFKARQRGVHDFEKIVAIKRILPHLSDNDEFVRMFIDEAKLAAQLTHPNICQIFDLGKAMGFYYIAMEFVDGRDLRSLLRKVREYRLPVPEPIAAAVTMKVASALDYAHRKRGINDKELKLVHRDISPQNILISYEGAVKLVDFGIAKAATKSTQTMAGALKGKLLYMSPEQALGGALDGRSDIYSLGLVLFELLTGERCFQADSELGVLEKVRMGKVQEVRAVNPAVSPAMAAIVNKALNRDVDHRYVSARFLERDLKNLLVKTSSEPTEHDVAEYVNMVLKGTRAELEELLQHRYPDLAQPAPAQPPPPPRPLQAQPLPAQPQPQRVRPPEPMPMPPPASMGSTQQPLWLIPVLVALIAGVAWVAYKIFN, encoded by the coding sequence ATGGCCCAGGCTCACCTGCTCATCGTGGACGGCGAATCCTTCCGGACCCCCGACCTCTCCGCCCTCATGCGGAACGAAGGCTGGGACGTGGTCTGGGTGCAGGGCGCCCCCAGCGGGTTCGGGGGGGCCGCGGCCACGCCCCCGGACGTGGTCCTGTTCGACCCCAAGGTCATCGGCGGGGAGGGCCTGTCCCTCCTGCGGGACCTCCAGGCCCGCAAGCCCGGCATCCCCCTGGTGGCCCTGGGGGGCGCGGAATCCGACGCGGCCTGGGCCGCCAAGGCCGGCCTGGACACCCGGGCCCTGCACCGCATGGGCCGGGACGTGTCCACCCAGGCCTGGCCCGCGACCCTGAGGTCCTGCCTGGGGGGCTTCGGCCCCGGGGCCCAGAAGTTCACCACCGAGGACCTCTTCGCCGACATCCTCGCCGACATGGACGAGGTTCCCCCCGAGCCGCCCCGGGCCGTGACCCCGCCGCTGCCCAAGGACTTCACCCTCGGCGGGATACCCAGCATCTCGGGCTTCTTCGAGGGGTCCGAGGTGGACATCAAGGCCACCGGACCCCTGCCGCGGCTCCCGGAGGACTGGCCCCCGCCCCCCCCGCCTCCGGCGCCGGCCCCCGCGGAGGAGAGCATGGAGGAGTTCGGCAACTACTACCTCCTGGAGAAGGTGGCCGTGGGGGGCATGGCCGAGCTCTTCAAGGCCCGCCAGCGCGGGGTCCACGATTTCGAGAAGATCGTGGCCATCAAGCGCATCCTCCCCCACCTCTCGGACAACGACGAGTTCGTGCGGATGTTCATCGACGAGGCCAAGCTCGCCGCCCAGCTGACCCATCCCAACATCTGCCAGATCTTCGATCTGGGGAAGGCGATGGGGTTCTACTACATCGCCATGGAGTTCGTGGACGGCCGGGACCTGCGCAGCCTGCTGCGCAAGGTGCGGGAGTACCGCCTGCCGGTGCCCGAGCCCATCGCCGCCGCCGTCACCATGAAGGTGGCCAGCGCCCTGGACTACGCCCACCGCAAGCGCGGGATCAACGACAAGGAACTCAAGCTCGTCCACCGGGACATCAGCCCCCAGAACATCCTCATCTCCTACGAGGGCGCGGTGAAGCTGGTGGACTTCGGCATCGCCAAGGCCGCCACCAAGAGCACCCAGACCATGGCCGGCGCCCTCAAGGGCAAGCTCCTGTACATGAGCCCCGAGCAGGCCCTGGGGGGAGCCCTGGACGGCCGGTCCGATATCTACTCCCTGGGCCTGGTGCTTTTCGAGCTGCTCACCGGGGAGCGCTGCTTTCAGGCGGACAGCGAGCTGGGGGTGCTCGAGAAGGTGCGCATGGGCAAGGTCCAGGAGGTGCGCGCGGTGAATCCGGCCGTGAGCCCCGCCATGGCGGCCATCGTGAACAAGGCCCTGAACCGGGACGTGGATCACCGCTACGTGTCGGCCCGGTTCCTGGAGCGGGACCTGAAGAACCTGCTGGTGAAGACCAGCAGCGAGCCCACCGAACACGACGTGGCCGAGTACGTGAACATGGTCCTCAAGGGGACCCGGGCCGAACTGGAGGAACTCCTGCAGCACCGGTACCCGGACCTCGCCCAGCCCGCCCCCGCGCAGCCTCCGCCGCCGCCCCGCCCCCTCCAGGCCCAGCCCCTGCCGGCCCAGCCGCAGCCCCAGCGGGTTCGCCCCCCGGAACCCATGCCCATGCCCCCTCCCGCCTCCATGGGATCCACCCAGCAGCCCCTGTGGCTGATCCCCGTCCTCGTCGCCCTCATCGCCGGGGTGGCTTGGGTGGCCTACAAGATATTCAACTAG
- a CDS encoding AMP-binding protein, translated as MGVMASLFIGVGRVLLSLRYRIRVQGLEDVAARGTGGILFLPNHPALIDPVIVAGTLYPRFRPASLADRDRIAGPGINWITRQFGVKALPDLAKYGESCRPEVERVIRECGEDLAAGRNLLLYPGGHLMRSRREDLGGNSAVETILAAAPGARVVLVRTRGLWGSRFSRAAGHSPDFVKVLLRQGLDILASFIFFCPRRDVTVEMIEPADFPRNEGREAMNRRMEAFFNEDAPPALHVPATPWEPGGRRVIPDPPQVRLQGDPGQASPVVREQVLAKLRDMSGKPGLGDGDQLARDLGMDSLMRLELQLWIEQEFGHHLGDPDSLVTVGDALLAASGHTLDTAGAPLKPVPSSWFRHMGLPAMVPEGATIPEVFLRQAARDPGRTVIADQASGVRTYRDIITSILALKPVLEAIEGPYVGIMLPSSVGAAVLYLAVLFAGKTPVMVNWTTGVRNMTHGLDLLDVRRVLTVGKVVERIQSQGMDLEALRDRLLLMEDVGASLTGGAKLKALLRAWVSWKPLRRARIPGTAVVLFTSGSENLPKAVPLTHANLLANVRDIAAEYRFLDGARFVGFLPPFHSFGLTGTVVLPLCCGFQAVYYPVPTDGTALARHIEAYRVTALVGTPTFLNGIVRVARTAQLESLGFVITGAEKCPEALFEAIHERWPGMVILEGYGITECSPVVAANREERRRHGTIGWCMPSVAHVLVDPDTGERAPAGSMGMLLVRGPSVFGGYLGFDGPSPFVEFEGHAWYRTGDLVREEDGMLAFAGRLKRFVKMGGEMVSLPAVEEALLARFQDPEADEASLAVEAREEGHAVELTLFTTRGLTREEANQAIREAGLSPIHNIRSVIPLPKIPVLGTGKTDYRALKSLL; from the coding sequence ATGGGCGTGATGGCCTCCCTCTTCATCGGCGTGGGGCGCGTCCTCCTCTCCCTGCGCTACCGCATCCGGGTGCAGGGCCTGGAGGACGTGGCCGCCCGGGGCACCGGCGGGATCCTCTTCCTGCCCAACCACCCCGCCCTCATCGACCCGGTCATCGTGGCCGGGACCCTGTACCCCCGCTTCCGCCCGGCCTCGCTGGCGGACCGGGACCGCATCGCCGGCCCCGGCATCAACTGGATCACCCGCCAGTTCGGGGTCAAGGCGCTGCCGGACCTGGCCAAGTACGGTGAAAGCTGCCGGCCCGAAGTGGAGCGGGTGATCCGGGAATGCGGGGAGGACCTGGCGGCGGGAAGGAACCTCCTCCTCTACCCCGGCGGGCATCTCATGCGCAGCCGCCGGGAGGACCTGGGGGGCAACAGCGCCGTGGAGACCATCCTCGCCGCCGCGCCCGGGGCGCGGGTGGTGCTGGTGCGCACCCGGGGCCTCTGGGGGAGCCGCTTCAGCCGCGCCGCAGGCCACTCCCCGGACTTCGTGAAGGTCCTCCTGCGCCAGGGCCTGGATATCCTCGCCAGCTTCATCTTCTTCTGCCCCCGCCGGGACGTGACGGTGGAAATGATCGAACCCGCCGACTTCCCGCGGAACGAGGGCCGGGAGGCCATGAACCGGCGGATGGAGGCCTTCTTCAACGAGGATGCGCCCCCCGCCCTCCACGTGCCCGCCACGCCCTGGGAGCCCGGGGGCCGCCGGGTCATCCCCGATCCGCCGCAGGTGCGCCTGCAGGGCGACCCGGGGCAGGCCTCCCCCGTGGTGCGCGAGCAGGTGCTGGCCAAGCTCCGGGACATGTCCGGCAAGCCCGGGCTGGGGGATGGCGACCAGCTCGCCCGGGACCTGGGCATGGACAGCCTCATGCGCCTGGAGCTCCAGCTGTGGATCGAGCAGGAATTCGGCCACCACCTGGGCGACCCGGATTCCCTCGTGACCGTGGGCGACGCCCTCCTGGCGGCCTCGGGCCACACCCTGGACACCGCCGGGGCCCCCCTCAAGCCCGTGCCCTCGTCCTGGTTCCGCCACATGGGCCTGCCCGCGATGGTGCCGGAGGGCGCCACCATCCCCGAGGTCTTCCTCCGCCAGGCGGCGCGGGACCCCGGCAGGACGGTCATCGCGGACCAGGCTTCGGGGGTGCGCACCTACCGCGACATCATCACCTCGATCCTGGCCCTCAAGCCGGTCCTGGAGGCCATCGAGGGCCCCTACGTGGGCATCATGCTGCCCTCCAGCGTGGGCGCGGCGGTGCTGTACCTGGCCGTGCTGTTCGCGGGCAAGACGCCGGTCATGGTGAACTGGACCACCGGCGTGCGGAACATGACCCACGGCCTGGACCTGCTGGACGTCAGGCGGGTGCTCACGGTGGGCAAGGTGGTGGAGCGCATCCAGTCCCAGGGCATGGACCTGGAGGCCCTGCGGGACCGCCTCCTCCTCATGGAGGACGTGGGCGCCTCGCTCACCGGGGGGGCCAAGCTCAAGGCCCTGCTCCGGGCCTGGGTCTCCTGGAAGCCCCTGCGCCGGGCCCGGATCCCCGGCACCGCCGTGGTGCTCTTCACCAGCGGCAGCGAGAACCTGCCCAAGGCCGTGCCCCTGACCCACGCCAACCTGCTGGCCAACGTGCGGGACATCGCGGCGGAGTACCGGTTCCTGGACGGGGCCCGCTTCGTGGGGTTCCTGCCGCCCTTCCATTCCTTCGGGCTCACCGGCACCGTGGTCCTGCCCCTGTGCTGCGGGTTCCAGGCGGTGTACTACCCGGTGCCCACCGACGGCACCGCCCTGGCCCGGCACATCGAGGCCTACCGCGTCACCGCCCTGGTGGGCACCCCCACCTTCCTCAACGGCATCGTGCGGGTGGCGCGCACGGCCCAGCTGGAATCCCTGGGATTCGTCATCACCGGGGCCGAGAAATGCCCCGAAGCGCTCTTCGAGGCCATCCACGAGCGGTGGCCGGGCATGGTGATCCTGGAGGGCTACGGCATCACCGAATGCTCGCCGGTGGTCGCCGCCAACCGCGAGGAGCGCCGGCGGCACGGGACCATCGGGTGGTGCATGCCTTCCGTGGCCCACGTCCTGGTGGATCCCGACACCGGCGAACGCGCCCCGGCCGGGTCCATGGGCATGCTCCTGGTGAGGGGCCCCAGCGTCTTCGGGGGCTACCTGGGGTTCGACGGGCCTTCCCCGTTCGTGGAGTTCGAAGGCCACGCCTGGTACCGCACCGGGGACCTGGTGCGGGAGGAGGACGGCATGCTGGCCTTCGCGGGCCGGCTGAAGCGCTTCGTGAAGATGGGCGGCGAGATGGTGAGCCTGCCGGCGGTGGAGGAGGCCCTCCTGGCCCGCTTCCAGGACCCCGAAGCCGACGAGGCGTCCCTGGCCGTGGAGGCCCGGGAGGAGGGCCACGCCGTGGAACTGACCCTCTTCACCACCCGGGGCCTCACGCGGGAGGAGGCCAACCAGGCCATTCGCGAGGCGGGCCTCAGCCCCATCCACAACATCCGCTCCGTGATCCCCCTGCCGAAGATCCCGGTGCTGGGAACGGGAAAGACGGATTACCGGGCGCTCAAGTCCCTGCTCTAG